From Tripterygium wilfordii isolate XIE 37 chromosome 16, ASM1340144v1, whole genome shotgun sequence, one genomic window encodes:
- the LOC119981073 gene encoding transcription factor GLABRA 3 isoform X1, with product MQESLKKQLAHVVRSIQWSYAIIWSISPRQSGVLEWVDGYYNGDIKTRKTVQSVEIDSDQVGLQRSEQLRELYESLSASEANPQARRPTAALSPEDLSETEWYYLVCMSFVFNIGRGLPGRTLAKGEPIWLSNAHYADSKVFSRSLLAKSASIKTVVCFPFSDGVVELGVTELVSKDPSLIQHIRTSFLDIPYPMSQKLNLRAANMGGQDLGFAILDHDILDMKMIPSVGCEKLDLDSPSSSSNGNEFDNQKGGDSLMVEEQTVEASQVNSWELMDDDFSNSAYQPMNSSDCISQTFVNPAMLVSLPDNEKLKEPVQKVQDCNQPKVTALDLQTDAFHYQDVLSALLKTSHSLVLGRNVRNAHQRSSFVSWTKGLANCAKLKGETQQKLLKKILFDVPRMHASDLLESPENNGDEKVVWRPEAGDISMNHMLAERKRRGKLNERFSILRSIIPSISKVDKVSILDDTIEYLQELERRVEELESSSKEVAETEARTKSKPQETSERTSGNYGNTNKAVLNKRKALDIDETVQDINCAGSSTDNLIVSVNDKDVLIKMRCPWREGMLLDIMDAITNLHLDTCSIQSSTADGMLSVTIKSQKKRSTVASARMIKKELQRVASKC from the exons ATGCAAGAAAGCCTGAAAAAACAGCTTGCTCATGTTGTGAGGAGCATACAATGGAGCTATGCAATCATCTGGTCTATTTCACCCAGACAATCTGG GGTACTGGAGTGGGTTGATGGGTACTACAACGGAGATATCAAGACTAGGAAAACAGTTCAATCTGTAGAGATTGATTCTGACCAAGTGGGGTTGCAGAGAAGTGAACAATTAAGGGAACTTTATGAATCCCTCTCAGCCAGTGAAGCCAACCCGCAAGCTAGAAGGCCTACAGCAGCATTATCCCCTGAAGATCTTAGTGAGACTGAATGGTATTACTTGGTTTGCATGTCATTCGTCTTCAACATTGGCCGAGG ATTGCCGGGAAGAACACTAGCAAAGGGTGAACCTATTTGGCTATCCAATGCCCATTATGCGGACAGCAAAGTTTTCTCTCGCTCTCTGCTCGCGAAG AGTGCTTCAATAAAG ACTGTTGTGTGCTTTCCATTTTCGGATGGTGTGGTTGAGCTGGGAGTGACTGAGCTG GTCTCCAAGGATCCTAGCCTCATTCAGCATATTAGAACTTCATTCTTGGACATACCATACCCCATGTCACAGAAACTCAATCTCCGGGCAGCAAACATGGGTGGCCAAGACCTTGGTTTTGCCATACTTGATCATGATATTCTCGACATGAAAATGATTCCATCTGTTGGATGTGAAAAACTAGATTTAGATTCTCCCAGCAGCAGCTCAAATGGGAACGAGTTTGACAATCAAAAAGGAGGAGATTCATTGATGGTTGAAGAGCAAACTGTGGAAGCCTCTCAAGTAAATAGTTGGGAGTTGATGGATGATGATTTCAGTAACTCTGCTTACCAACCTATGAATTCTAGTGACTGCATATCTCAAACCTTTGTAAATCCTGCTATGCTTGTCTCTCTCCCTGACAATGAGAAGTTGAAGGAACCTGTGCAAAAAGTACAAGACTGTAATCAACCAAAAGTGACCGCATTGGACTTACAAACCGATGCTTTTCACTATCAAGATGTCCTCTCAGCTCTTCTCAAAACTTCCCACTCATTGGTTTTGGGGCGAAATGTTCGAAATGCTCATCAGAGATCCAGCTTTGTGAGCTGGACGAAAGGACTGGCAAACTGTGCAAAACTAAAAGGTGAAACTCAGCAGAAATTACTGAAGAAAATTCTCTTCGATGTTCCAAGAATGCACGCAAGTGACCTGCTGGAGTCCCCCGAAAACAACGGTGACGAAAAAGTCGTCTGGAGACCAGAGGCTGGTGACATAAGTATGAACCATATGTTAGcagaaaggaagagaaggggaaaacTGAACGAGAGATTTAGCATTCTCAGATCAATCATCCCCTCAATAAGCAAG GTTGACAAAGTATCTATCCTAGATGACACAATAGAGTACCTGCAAGAGCTTGAGAGAAGAGTTGAGGAGTTGGAATCATCATCCAAAGAGGTAGCTGAGACAGAGGCAAGAACAAAGTCGAAACCCCAAGAAACTTCAGAGAGAACATCTGGAAACTATGGAAACACCAACAAGGCGGTGCTAAATAAAAGAAAGGCTCTCGACATTGATGAAACAGTGCAAGATATTAACTGTGCTGGAAGTTCCACCGACAATCTAATCGTCAGTGTGAATGACAAGGATGTTCTAATCAAGATGAGGTGTCCTTGGAGGGAAGGCATGTTACTAGACATCATGGATGCTATAACCAATCTCCATTTAGATACTTGCTCAATTCAATCATCCACCGCTGACGGAATGCTCTCCGTGACCATCAAATCGCAG AAGAAGCGATCAACTGTTGCATCAGCAAGGATGATCAAGAAGGAACTTCAAAGAGTGGCCTCCAAATGTTGA
- the LOC119981073 gene encoding transcription factor GLABRA 3 isoform X2, whose protein sequence is MSFVFNIGRGLPGRTLAKGEPIWLSNAHYADSKVFSRSLLAKSASIKTVVCFPFSDGVVELGVTELVSKDPSLIQHIRTSFLDIPYPMSQKLNLRAANMGGQDLGFAILDHDILDMKMIPSVGCEKLDLDSPSSSSNGNEFDNQKGGDSLMVEEQTVEASQVNSWELMDDDFSNSAYQPMNSSDCISQTFVNPAMLVSLPDNEKLKEPVQKVQDCNQPKVTALDLQTDAFHYQDVLSALLKTSHSLVLGRNVRNAHQRSSFVSWTKGLANCAKLKGETQQKLLKKILFDVPRMHASDLLESPENNGDEKVVWRPEAGDISMNHMLAERKRRGKLNERFSILRSIIPSISKVDKVSILDDTIEYLQELERRVEELESSSKEVAETEARTKSKPQETSERTSGNYGNTNKAVLNKRKALDIDETVQDINCAGSSTDNLIVSVNDKDVLIKMRCPWREGMLLDIMDAITNLHLDTCSIQSSTADGMLSVTIKSQKKRSTVASARMIKKELQRVASKC, encoded by the exons ATGTCATTCGTCTTCAACATTGGCCGAGG ATTGCCGGGAAGAACACTAGCAAAGGGTGAACCTATTTGGCTATCCAATGCCCATTATGCGGACAGCAAAGTTTTCTCTCGCTCTCTGCTCGCGAAG AGTGCTTCAATAAAG ACTGTTGTGTGCTTTCCATTTTCGGATGGTGTGGTTGAGCTGGGAGTGACTGAGCTG GTCTCCAAGGATCCTAGCCTCATTCAGCATATTAGAACTTCATTCTTGGACATACCATACCCCATGTCACAGAAACTCAATCTCCGGGCAGCAAACATGGGTGGCCAAGACCTTGGTTTTGCCATACTTGATCATGATATTCTCGACATGAAAATGATTCCATCTGTTGGATGTGAAAAACTAGATTTAGATTCTCCCAGCAGCAGCTCAAATGGGAACGAGTTTGACAATCAAAAAGGAGGAGATTCATTGATGGTTGAAGAGCAAACTGTGGAAGCCTCTCAAGTAAATAGTTGGGAGTTGATGGATGATGATTTCAGTAACTCTGCTTACCAACCTATGAATTCTAGTGACTGCATATCTCAAACCTTTGTAAATCCTGCTATGCTTGTCTCTCTCCCTGACAATGAGAAGTTGAAGGAACCTGTGCAAAAAGTACAAGACTGTAATCAACCAAAAGTGACCGCATTGGACTTACAAACCGATGCTTTTCACTATCAAGATGTCCTCTCAGCTCTTCTCAAAACTTCCCACTCATTGGTTTTGGGGCGAAATGTTCGAAATGCTCATCAGAGATCCAGCTTTGTGAGCTGGACGAAAGGACTGGCAAACTGTGCAAAACTAAAAGGTGAAACTCAGCAGAAATTACTGAAGAAAATTCTCTTCGATGTTCCAAGAATGCACGCAAGTGACCTGCTGGAGTCCCCCGAAAACAACGGTGACGAAAAAGTCGTCTGGAGACCAGAGGCTGGTGACATAAGTATGAACCATATGTTAGcagaaaggaagagaaggggaaaacTGAACGAGAGATTTAGCATTCTCAGATCAATCATCCCCTCAATAAGCAAG GTTGACAAAGTATCTATCCTAGATGACACAATAGAGTACCTGCAAGAGCTTGAGAGAAGAGTTGAGGAGTTGGAATCATCATCCAAAGAGGTAGCTGAGACAGAGGCAAGAACAAAGTCGAAACCCCAAGAAACTTCAGAGAGAACATCTGGAAACTATGGAAACACCAACAAGGCGGTGCTAAATAAAAGAAAGGCTCTCGACATTGATGAAACAGTGCAAGATATTAACTGTGCTGGAAGTTCCACCGACAATCTAATCGTCAGTGTGAATGACAAGGATGTTCTAATCAAGATGAGGTGTCCTTGGAGGGAAGGCATGTTACTAGACATCATGGATGCTATAACCAATCTCCATTTAGATACTTGCTCAATTCAATCATCCACCGCTGACGGAATGCTCTCCGTGACCATCAAATCGCAG AAGAAGCGATCAACTGTTGCATCAGCAAGGATGATCAAGAAGGAACTTCAAAGAGTGGCCTCCAAATGTTGA
- the LOC119980626 gene encoding uncharacterized protein LOC119980626 isoform X2 — MSHVLVWRTFDHPNRFRISQWLRISSKSGTVFYNMSHRPKMGDEVKFQQRWEFRRADDGFDSSCDDSKSSSGSPSVLKKHKMVSKLISPDNDESSDASRPQQKEKDGPGFRVECGNGKAVQSKKRKKDNLPNNAVKRGSRNDAKKKKSKASAYEPALLGDIKNFMESLLEDLKVTTKSLFSWMKEEIHKLEADDVGAQPERRGSGVGSIHLQQQNLGENNHLQHQNHIAENIKKRHCSNKEENIPLQQLKDLKSCTRAQNSNGRLSQRRLRRRKAVQSNNCDETPENQVNFASAEKDKGGKQALTVRKDIQSTRSDQNDTMQHQKSVVLAIGAQNSYGSRKGKKAVNLSNHYEVPEDGDCQIVGSMKPTERKNGDKLGLSSDPKFSSYTSCQVASSMYLTLPSVLTEPLLTNHSVSTSSCNNTQQRNYGNEAIVNAIRASPILDSSTQPGYLSAVRPVERIGDLVQMVSGGSFHTNLNSSPGSGILHYGVNSGFNTPSQVSLESLSRGNNNLMGLRMNGGGAIRNLRGSYALPEYYTPNVLHNYSSYRADDRLVAFQSSDHKDGCRLPK; from the exons ATGAGTCATGTCTTAGTTTGGAGAACATTCGATCACCCAAACAG ATTTAGGATTTCGCAGTGGTTGCGTATTTCCAGTAAGTCAGGCACCGTTTTCTATAATATGTCCCATAGACCTAAAATGGGAGACGAAGTAAAGTTCCAGCAGCGGTGGGAGTTTAGGAGGGCGGATGATGGCTTTGATTCTTCATGCGATGATTCAAAATCAAGCTCTGGGAGTCCGTCAGTCCTGAAAAAGCATAAAATGGTTTCTAAATTAATCTCTCCTGACAATGATGAATCAAGTGATGCTAGTAGACCTCAGCAGAAGGAAAAGGATGGTCCTGGTTTTCGGGTTGAATGTGGGAACGGTAAAGCGGTTCAAAGTAAGAAGAGGAAAAAGGATAACTTACCTAATAATGCAGTGAAGAGGGGTTCTCGCAATGAtgccaaaaagaagaagagtaaaGCTAGTGCTTATGAGCCTGCCTTATTGGGAGACATCAAAAACTTCATGGAATCTTTATTGGAGGATCTTAAGGTTACGACAAAAAGTTTGTTTTCATGGATGAAGGAAGAAATTCATAAATTGGAAGCAGATGATGTTGGTGCACAGCCTGAAAGGAGAGGAAGCGGTGTGGGGAGCATCCATTTGCAGCAGCAAAACCTTGGAGAAAACAATCATCTGCAGCACCAAAACCACATTGCAGAGAACATTAAAAAGCGACATTGTAGCAACAAGGAGGAAAATATTCCTTTGCAGCAGCTTAAGGACTTAAAATCTTGTACAAGAGCTCAAAATTCTAATGGTAGACTGTCCCAAAGACGTCTTAGAAGAAGAAAGGCAGTTCAATCTAATAACTGTGATGAAACGCCTGAAAATCAAGTCAATTTTGCATCTGCTGAAAAGGACAAAGGAGGGAAGCAGGCATTAACTGTTAGGAAAGACATTCAATCTACTCGTTCAGACCAGAATGACACCATGCAGCATCAGAAGAGTGTTGTATTGGCCATCGGAGCTCAAAATTCTTACGGTAGCAGGAAAGGAAAAAAGGCAGTTAATCTTAGTAATCACTATGAAGTGCCTGAAGATGGAGATTGCCAAATCGTTGGATCCATGAAACCAACTGAAAGGAAGAATGGAGATAAGTTGGGATTATCTTCCGatccaaaattttcatcctatacTTCTTGTCAGGTAGCATCTTCAATGTATTTGACATTGCCCTCTGTTTTAACTGAGCCCCTACTCACAAATCATAGTGTCAGTACTTCTTCATGCAACAATACTCAACAAAGAAATTATGGCAATGAAGCTATTGTGAATGCTATAAGAGCCAGCCCCATTCTTGATTCAAGCACTCAACCTGGATACTTGTCAGCTGTACGGCCAGTGGAAAGAATTGGAGACCTTGTACAAATGGTTTCCGGAGGCAGTTTTCATACTAACCTAAACAGCTCCCCTGGTTCAGGCATTCTTCACTATGGTGTTAACAGTGGTTTTAATACTCCTAGCCAAGTTAGCTTGGAAAGTTTATCTCGAGGAAATAATAACTTGATGGGTCTGAGAATGAATGGCGGAGGAGCCATAAGGAATTTGAGGGGAAGCTATGCTTTGCCTGAATATTACACACCCAACGTCTTGCATAACTATTCAAGTTATAGAGCTGATGATAGGCTTGTGGCATTTCAATCTTCAGACCACAAAGATGGCTGTCGACTCCCAAAATAG
- the LOC119981197 gene encoding UDP-N-acetylmuramoyl-L-alanyl-D-glutamate--2,6-diaminopimelate ligase MurE homolog, chloroplastic, which produces MFSLPPFLSLKPPPHLFSLKSYSFSLAFNPHHHPLPYLCPLSAIGSDSKFYPDPSDDDPPEAPEDSAHGFDKFQQIYRQAARARKLQEEDFKKHQDTYLAAIADVEDAPDDPDSGDSHDSGDDMFGEIDRAIAMKRKEFVRQGLLKPNPSKTEKTNLSNGSVSVEGIEELEAEEVVDLEEIDELQGLRVVSSDEDFEDDEGAKADGFDMMSSDKKGKLSLDSTPSFDLDFDSYGKAMPRIVEPKFRMSLAELLDESKVVPVTVYGDLEVEITGIQHDSRLVNAGDLFVCCAGRKTDGHLYLSEADKRGAVAVVASKEINLEETLGCKAVVIVEDTNAVLPALAASFYRYPSTNMAVIGITGTNGKTTTAYLIKGMYEAIGLRTGMLSTVSYYLHGDSKLESPNMTADAVLVQDLMAKMLHNGTEAVVVEASSHGLASGRCNEVDFDIAVFTNMTSDHLDFRGTEEEYRDAKAKLFSRMVDPERHRKVVNIDDPNASFFVTQGNPDVPIVTFAMENKKADVHPLKFELSLFETQVLVNTPQGILEISSGLLGRHNIYNILAAVAVGIAVGAPLEDIVRGIEEVDAVPGRCELIDEEQAFGVIVDYAHTPDALSRLLDSVRELGPKRIITVIGCTGEGDRGKRPMMTKIATDKSEVTMLTSDNPKNEDPLDILDDMLAGVGWTMQDYLKYGENDYYPPLPNGNRLFLHDIRRVAVRCAVAMGEEGDMIVVAGKGHETYQIEGDKKEFFDDREECRDALQYVDELHQAGIDTSEFPWRLPESH; this is translated from the exons ATGTTCTCTCTccctccttttctctctctaaagccTCCTCCTCACCTATTCTCCCTAAAGTCCTATTCTTTCTCTCTTGCATTCAACCCCCACCATCACCCACTCCCCTATCTCTGCCCACTCTCCGCCATCGGCTCCGACAGCAAGTTCTACCCCGACCCATCGGACGACGACCCTCCGGAGGCCCCCGAGGATTCCGCACATGGCTTCGACAAATTTCAACAGATTTACCGACAGGCCGCCCGTGCCCGGAAGCTGCAGGAGGAAGACTTCAAGAAGCACCAGGATACCTACCTCGCCGCCATTGCTGACGTGGAGGACGCGCCTGATGACCCTGATTCTGGAGATAGTCACGACTCCGGGGACGATATGTTTGGGGAAATCGACAGGGCGATCGCTATGAAGAGGAAGGAGTTTGTGAGGCAAGGGCTATTGAAGCCCAACCCCAGTAAAACGGAGAAGACGAATTTGAGTAATGGAAGTGTTTCTGTTGAAGGGATTGAAGAGTTGGAGGCTGAAGAGGTTGTTGATTTGGAGGAGATTGATGAGCTTCAAGGGCTTAGGGTGGTGTCATCGGACGAAGACTTTGAGGATGATGAGGGAGCTAAAGCAGATGGTTTCGACATGATGTCGAGTGACAAAAAGGGAAAGCTTTCTCTAGATTCTACTCCGtcttttgatttggattttgataGTTATGGCAAGGCCATGCCAAGAATTGTGGAACCCAAGTTCAGGATGAGCTTGGCTGAGCTTCTGGACGAGAGTAAGGTGGTTCCGGTGACTGTTTATGGGGATTTGGAGGTTGAGATTACAGGGATTCAACATGACTCGAGGCTTGTGAATGCTGGAGATTTATTTGTTTGCTGTGCGGGAAGGAAGACTGATGGGCATTTGTACCTAAGTGAGGCTGATAAGAGGGGTGCGGTTGCTGTTGTTGCAAGTAAGGAGATCAATTTAGAAGAGACATTGGGGTGTAAGGCTGTTGTTATAGTGGAAGATACCAATGCAGTTTTGCCTGCGTTGGCAGCGTCTTTCTATAGATATCCTTCAACGAATATGGCAGTGATAGGGATAACTGGGACAAATGGCAAAACTACTACTGCTTATTTGATCAAGGGAATGTATGAGGCAATTGGGTTGAGGACTGGAATGTTGAGTACAGTTTCGTATTACTTGCATGGGGATAGTAAGTTGGAGTCACCAAATATGACCGCTGATGCTGTTTTGGTCCAGGATTTGATGGCAAAAATGCTCCATAATGGTACTGAAGCGGTTGTGGTGGAGGCTTCTTCTCATGGACTGGCTTCGGGGAGATGTAATGAGGTTGATTTCGATATTGCCGTTTTTACGAATATGACGAGTGACCATTTGGATTTTCGTGGAACAGAGGAAGAATATAGGGATGCCAAAGCTAAGTTGTTTTCCAGAATGGTGGATCCAGAAAGGCACCGAAAAGTTGTTAACATTGATGATCCGAATGCTTCTTTCTTTGTGACACAAGGTAACCCAGATGTACCTATTGTGACCTTTGCAATGGAGAATAAGAAGGCGGATGTTCATCCATTGAAGTTTGAACTCTCCCTGTTTGAGACACAGGTTTTGGTTAATACGCCACAAGGCATATTGGAGATCTCCTCTGGTTTGCTAGGGAGACATAACATTTACAATATTCTGGCAGCTGTGGCAGTTGGGATTGCAGTAGGGGCACCATTAGAAGACATTGTTAGAGGTATTGAAGAGGTTGATGCTGTACCTGGTAGGTGTGAGTTAATAGATGAGGAGCAGGCATTTGGGGTGATTGTTGACTATGCTCATACTCCTGATGCCCTATCTAGACTACTTGATTCTGTCAGGGAGCTTGGACCAAAGAGGATTATCACTG TTATTGGATGCACTGGTGAGGGTGACAGAGGGAAGAGGCCAATGATGACGAAAATTGCCACAGACAAGAGTGAGGTGACAATGTTGACATCTGACAACCCAAAGAATGAAGATCCTT TGGACATTTTGGACGACATGTTGGCTGGCGTAGGATGGACAATGCAGGATTATTTAAAATATGGAGAGAATGATTACTACCCACCTCTTCCAAATGGTAATAGGCTTTTCCTGCATGACATTAGAAGAGTGGCTGTCCGCTGTGCCGTTGCCATGGGTGAAGAAGGAGATATGATT GTTGTAGCTGGCAAAGGCCATGAAACATATCAGATTGAGGGTGACAAGAAAGAGTTCTTTGATGACAGGGAGGAGTGTCGTGATGCTCTGCAGTATGTTGATGAGCTACACCAAGCTGGGATTGACACGAGTGAATTCCCTTGGCG GTTACCGGAGAGTCATTAG
- the LOC119980626 gene encoding uncharacterized protein LOC119980626 isoform X1 gives MIVLRIGVLKNENLIWKRRCWFNRGMSHVLVWRTFDHPNRFRISQWLRISSKSGTVFYNMSHRPKMGDEVKFQQRWEFRRADDGFDSSCDDSKSSSGSPSVLKKHKMVSKLISPDNDESSDASRPQQKEKDGPGFRVECGNGKAVQSKKRKKDNLPNNAVKRGSRNDAKKKKSKASAYEPALLGDIKNFMESLLEDLKVTTKSLFSWMKEEIHKLEADDVGAQPERRGSGVGSIHLQQQNLGENNHLQHQNHIAENIKKRHCSNKEENIPLQQLKDLKSCTRAQNSNGRLSQRRLRRRKAVQSNNCDETPENQVNFASAEKDKGGKQALTVRKDIQSTRSDQNDTMQHQKSVVLAIGAQNSYGSRKGKKAVNLSNHYEVPEDGDCQIVGSMKPTERKNGDKLGLSSDPKFSSYTSCQVASSMYLTLPSVLTEPLLTNHSVSTSSCNNTQQRNYGNEAIVNAIRASPILDSSTQPGYLSAVRPVERIGDLVQMVSGGSFHTNLNSSPGSGILHYGVNSGFNTPSQVSLESLSRGNNNLMGLRMNGGGAIRNLRGSYALPEYYTPNVLHNYSSYRADDRLVAFQSSDHKDGCRLPK, from the exons ATGATTGTATTAAGAATTGGGGTTCTGAAGAATGAAA ATTTGATTTGGAAGAGAAGGTGCTGGTTTAATCGTGGAATGAGTCATGTCTTAGTTTGGAGAACATTCGATCACCCAAACAG ATTTAGGATTTCGCAGTGGTTGCGTATTTCCAGTAAGTCAGGCACCGTTTTCTATAATATGTCCCATAGACCTAAAATGGGAGACGAAGTAAAGTTCCAGCAGCGGTGGGAGTTTAGGAGGGCGGATGATGGCTTTGATTCTTCATGCGATGATTCAAAATCAAGCTCTGGGAGTCCGTCAGTCCTGAAAAAGCATAAAATGGTTTCTAAATTAATCTCTCCTGACAATGATGAATCAAGTGATGCTAGTAGACCTCAGCAGAAGGAAAAGGATGGTCCTGGTTTTCGGGTTGAATGTGGGAACGGTAAAGCGGTTCAAAGTAAGAAGAGGAAAAAGGATAACTTACCTAATAATGCAGTGAAGAGGGGTTCTCGCAATGAtgccaaaaagaagaagagtaaaGCTAGTGCTTATGAGCCTGCCTTATTGGGAGACATCAAAAACTTCATGGAATCTTTATTGGAGGATCTTAAGGTTACGACAAAAAGTTTGTTTTCATGGATGAAGGAAGAAATTCATAAATTGGAAGCAGATGATGTTGGTGCACAGCCTGAAAGGAGAGGAAGCGGTGTGGGGAGCATCCATTTGCAGCAGCAAAACCTTGGAGAAAACAATCATCTGCAGCACCAAAACCACATTGCAGAGAACATTAAAAAGCGACATTGTAGCAACAAGGAGGAAAATATTCCTTTGCAGCAGCTTAAGGACTTAAAATCTTGTACAAGAGCTCAAAATTCTAATGGTAGACTGTCCCAAAGACGTCTTAGAAGAAGAAAGGCAGTTCAATCTAATAACTGTGATGAAACGCCTGAAAATCAAGTCAATTTTGCATCTGCTGAAAAGGACAAAGGAGGGAAGCAGGCATTAACTGTTAGGAAAGACATTCAATCTACTCGTTCAGACCAGAATGACACCATGCAGCATCAGAAGAGTGTTGTATTGGCCATCGGAGCTCAAAATTCTTACGGTAGCAGGAAAGGAAAAAAGGCAGTTAATCTTAGTAATCACTATGAAGTGCCTGAAGATGGAGATTGCCAAATCGTTGGATCCATGAAACCAACTGAAAGGAAGAATGGAGATAAGTTGGGATTATCTTCCGatccaaaattttcatcctatacTTCTTGTCAGGTAGCATCTTCAATGTATTTGACATTGCCCTCTGTTTTAACTGAGCCCCTACTCACAAATCATAGTGTCAGTACTTCTTCATGCAACAATACTCAACAAAGAAATTATGGCAATGAAGCTATTGTGAATGCTATAAGAGCCAGCCCCATTCTTGATTCAAGCACTCAACCTGGATACTTGTCAGCTGTACGGCCAGTGGAAAGAATTGGAGACCTTGTACAAATGGTTTCCGGAGGCAGTTTTCATACTAACCTAAACAGCTCCCCTGGTTCAGGCATTCTTCACTATGGTGTTAACAGTGGTTTTAATACTCCTAGCCAAGTTAGCTTGGAAAGTTTATCTCGAGGAAATAATAACTTGATGGGTCTGAGAATGAATGGCGGAGGAGCCATAAGGAATTTGAGGGGAAGCTATGCTTTGCCTGAATATTACACACCCAACGTCTTGCATAACTATTCAAGTTATAGAGCTGATGATAGGCTTGTGGCATTTCAATCTTCAGACCACAAAGATGGCTGTCGACTCCCAAAATAG
- the LOC119980626 gene encoding uncharacterized protein LOC119980626 isoform X3, with product MSHRPKMGDEVKFQQRWEFRRADDGFDSSCDDSKSSSGSPSVLKKHKMVSKLISPDNDESSDASRPQQKEKDGPGFRVECGNGKAVQSKKRKKDNLPNNAVKRGSRNDAKKKKSKASAYEPALLGDIKNFMESLLEDLKVTTKSLFSWMKEEIHKLEADDVGAQPERRGSGVGSIHLQQQNLGENNHLQHQNHIAENIKKRHCSNKEENIPLQQLKDLKSCTRAQNSNGRLSQRRLRRRKAVQSNNCDETPENQVNFASAEKDKGGKQALTVRKDIQSTRSDQNDTMQHQKSVVLAIGAQNSYGSRKGKKAVNLSNHYEVPEDGDCQIVGSMKPTERKNGDKLGLSSDPKFSSYTSCQVASSMYLTLPSVLTEPLLTNHSVSTSSCNNTQQRNYGNEAIVNAIRASPILDSSTQPGYLSAVRPVERIGDLVQMVSGGSFHTNLNSSPGSGILHYGVNSGFNTPSQVSLESLSRGNNNLMGLRMNGGGAIRNLRGSYALPEYYTPNVLHNYSSYRADDRLVAFQSSDHKDGCRLPK from the coding sequence ATGTCCCATAGACCTAAAATGGGAGACGAAGTAAAGTTCCAGCAGCGGTGGGAGTTTAGGAGGGCGGATGATGGCTTTGATTCTTCATGCGATGATTCAAAATCAAGCTCTGGGAGTCCGTCAGTCCTGAAAAAGCATAAAATGGTTTCTAAATTAATCTCTCCTGACAATGATGAATCAAGTGATGCTAGTAGACCTCAGCAGAAGGAAAAGGATGGTCCTGGTTTTCGGGTTGAATGTGGGAACGGTAAAGCGGTTCAAAGTAAGAAGAGGAAAAAGGATAACTTACCTAATAATGCAGTGAAGAGGGGTTCTCGCAATGAtgccaaaaagaagaagagtaaaGCTAGTGCTTATGAGCCTGCCTTATTGGGAGACATCAAAAACTTCATGGAATCTTTATTGGAGGATCTTAAGGTTACGACAAAAAGTTTGTTTTCATGGATGAAGGAAGAAATTCATAAATTGGAAGCAGATGATGTTGGTGCACAGCCTGAAAGGAGAGGAAGCGGTGTGGGGAGCATCCATTTGCAGCAGCAAAACCTTGGAGAAAACAATCATCTGCAGCACCAAAACCACATTGCAGAGAACATTAAAAAGCGACATTGTAGCAACAAGGAGGAAAATATTCCTTTGCAGCAGCTTAAGGACTTAAAATCTTGTACAAGAGCTCAAAATTCTAATGGTAGACTGTCCCAAAGACGTCTTAGAAGAAGAAAGGCAGTTCAATCTAATAACTGTGATGAAACGCCTGAAAATCAAGTCAATTTTGCATCTGCTGAAAAGGACAAAGGAGGGAAGCAGGCATTAACTGTTAGGAAAGACATTCAATCTACTCGTTCAGACCAGAATGACACCATGCAGCATCAGAAGAGTGTTGTATTGGCCATCGGAGCTCAAAATTCTTACGGTAGCAGGAAAGGAAAAAAGGCAGTTAATCTTAGTAATCACTATGAAGTGCCTGAAGATGGAGATTGCCAAATCGTTGGATCCATGAAACCAACTGAAAGGAAGAATGGAGATAAGTTGGGATTATCTTCCGatccaaaattttcatcctatacTTCTTGTCAGGTAGCATCTTCAATGTATTTGACATTGCCCTCTGTTTTAACTGAGCCCCTACTCACAAATCATAGTGTCAGTACTTCTTCATGCAACAATACTCAACAAAGAAATTATGGCAATGAAGCTATTGTGAATGCTATAAGAGCCAGCCCCATTCTTGATTCAAGCACTCAACCTGGATACTTGTCAGCTGTACGGCCAGTGGAAAGAATTGGAGACCTTGTACAAATGGTTTCCGGAGGCAGTTTTCATACTAACCTAAACAGCTCCCCTGGTTCAGGCATTCTTCACTATGGTGTTAACAGTGGTTTTAATACTCCTAGCCAAGTTAGCTTGGAAAGTTTATCTCGAGGAAATAATAACTTGATGGGTCTGAGAATGAATGGCGGAGGAGCCATAAGGAATTTGAGGGGAAGCTATGCTTTGCCTGAATATTACACACCCAACGTCTTGCATAACTATTCAAGTTATAGAGCTGATGATAGGCTTGTGGCATTTCAATCTTCAGACCACAAAGATGGCTGTCGACTCCCAAAATAG